The following DNA comes from Methylophilus sp. 5.
AACCTTTACGTAGTAAGGTTTGCGCTCTTCACCGGCGTGGCCACTACCTGTCAGTTTGATATGGTAAGTTTCACCGTGCAGCGTGATATTAAACTCGTTAGGCGCATAGCGTGCAGCGGCCGTTTGTTGGGTCACCGCGTCTTTGCTCAGTAATGGCTCAGGGTTCAATGAACCAGCATTGCGCTCTTGCAAGAAGGTTTGGCCAATATCCGGGAACATGGCGTAAGTGAGTACGTCTTGTTCGTTATTGGCAAAACGCTCGGCTTCAGATTGCAATCTGACCATTTCTGGCTGTAACAAATCAGCCGGGCGGCAGGTAATGACTTCCGCATCGCCTACAGCCTGCTTACGCACGTCTGCATTGACTGCCGCTGGCGCTTTACCATATTGACCCAACAGGTAGTTTTTCACTTCGTTGGTGATGGACTTGTAACGGCCACCGGTCAATACATTCAATACGGCCTGGGTGCCAACGATTTGTGAGGTAGGCGTGACCAGCGGAGGATAACCTAAGTCTTGGCGCACGCGCGGAATCTCGGCCAGCACTTCATCCATACGGTTAAGTGCACCTTGTTCTTTCAACTGGTTAGACAGGTTGGAAATCATGCCGCCTGGTACCTGGTTGATCAATACGCGTGTATCCACACCAGTAAATTCGCTCTCAAACTGCCAGTATTTTTTACGCACTTCTTTAAAGTAGGCGGTGATTTCTTGCAGCTTGCCTAAATCCAGACCAGTGTCGTACTCAGTGCCTTTTAAGGCTGCCACCAGGCTTTCTGTCGTTGGGTGGCTCGCACCTTCGGAGAATGAGGAGTTGCAGGTGTCGATAATGTCGACGCCGTTTTCAACGCTTTTGAGCATGACCATACTGGCCAAGCCAGAGGTTGCGTGGCTATGCATATGAATTGGCAAGCTCACTGCAGATTTTAATGCCTTGACCAGCTCACCGGCCATGGTTGGCGTGAGCAGGCCGGCCATATCTTTAACGCCAATGCTATCGCAACCGAGGGCTTCTAGCTCTTTTGCCATGTTGACGAAGTAAGCCACGTCATGCACCGGGCTGGTGGTGAAAGACAAAGTACCAATGGCATGCTTTTTAACTGACTTTACTGCGTCAATGGCTGTTTTCAGGTTGCGGATATCGTTCATCGCATCAAAAATGCGGAACACATCGACGCCAGCGTCTGCAGCTTGCTTAACGAAAGCATGCACTACGTCGTCTGAATAATGACGGTAGCCCAGCAGGTTTTGGCCGCGCAACAGCATGTTAATTGGCGTATTAGGCAAGGCCTTGCGCAAGCTGCGCAGACGCTCCCATGGGTCTTCTTTTAAAAAGCGCACGCAGGCGTCAAAGGTGGCACCGCCCCAGGCTTCCAGTGACCAGAAACCAATTTCATCCAGTTTGCTGGCAATTGGCAGCATATCTTCGGTACGCATGCGCGTCGCGATCAGGGATTGGTGACCATCTCTTAAAACGAGTTCGGTGACATGTATTTTGCTCATAATCTTGTCGATCTAAATTAATATCTGCAATACGGTTAATCAAATGCCTTCGTGGGCTGCAATTGCGGCAGCGATCGCTGCGGCCATTAACTCTTTAGGTAGTCCGACATCATATTCTGTCAGCTCCGGGTGTTGCTCTACAAAGCTGGTGTTGAAGTCAGCGGCCCTAAAATCAGGGTGTAGCATGATTTGCTGGTAGTAAGGAATCGTTGTTTTGACGCCATAAACCACCATATCGTTGAGTGCGCGGCGACCACGTTCAATCACGCCTTCCCAGTCCAGTGCCCAAACGGTGAGTTTGGCACACATAGAGTCATAGTAGGGCGGAATCACATAGCCACTGTAAATGGCCGCGTCCATACGCACGCCAGGGCCACCCGGTGCATAGTAGCGGGTAATTTTACCAAAGCTCGGCAGAAAATCTTTTTGTGGATCTTCAGCGTTAATGCGGTACTCCATGGCAAAGCCACGGAAGGCAATTTCGCTTTGCTTGTACTGTAATGGCAAACCAGCTGCAACCCGGATCTGCTGTTGAACAATATCAACGCCGGTAATGGTTTCGGTCACGGTATGCTCCACCTGTAAGCGGGTGTTCATTTCCATGAAGTAAAAATTGTTGTCAGAATCGAGCAAAAACTCCACAGTGCCGGCGTTTTCATAACCAACGGCTTTGGCCGCTTTGACGCCCAGGCTGCCAATATAGTCACGCTGCGCTTGTGACAGTTGTGGCGACGGCGCGATTTCAATCAGCTTCTGGTTGCGGCGCTGGATAGAACAGTCGCGCTCAAACAGATGGATGACATTGCCGTGTGCGTCAGCCAATATCTGTACTTCGATATGGCGCGGATGTACTACGCACTTTTCCAAAAAGACTTCTGGCTTGCCAAATGCTTTGCTGGCTTCTGAAATCACGCGGTCATAGTTGCTTAACAGCTCTTTCTCGCTATCGCAACGGCGAATGCCACGGCCACCGCCACCGTTAGTGGCTTTTAGCATGACCGGGTAGCCAATTTTACCAG
Coding sequences within:
- a CDS encoding acetyl-CoA carboxylase biotin carboxylase subunit, whose product is MFKKILVANRGEIAVRIVRACSEMGIKSVAIYADADRHALHVKKADEAYNIGSDPVAGYLNAHNIVNIAVAAGCDALHPGYGFLSENPELAEVCARRGIKFIGPEADVIRQMGDKIQARNAMINAGIPCVPGSDGNLESLEAAVVLAGKIGYPVMLKATNGGGGRGIRRCDSEKELLSNYDRVISEASKAFGKPEVFLEKCVVHPRHIEVQILADAHGNVIHLFERDCSIQRRNQKLIEIAPSPQLSQAQRDYIGSLGVKAAKAVGYENAGTVEFLLDSDNNFYFMEMNTRLQVEHTVTETITGVDIVQQQIRVAAGLPLQYKQSEIAFRGFAMEYRINAEDPQKDFLPSFGKITRYYAPGGPGVRMDAAIYSGYVIPPYYDSMCAKLTVWALDWEGVIERGRRALNDMVVYGVKTTIPYYQQIMLHPDFRAADFNTSFVEQHPELTEYDVGLPKELMAAAIAAAIAAHEGI
- the oadA gene encoding sodium-extruding oxaloacetate decarboxylase subunit alpha, producing the protein MSKIHVTELVLRDGHQSLIATRMRTEDMLPIASKLDEIGFWSLEAWGGATFDACVRFLKEDPWERLRSLRKALPNTPINMLLRGQNLLGYRHYSDDVVHAFVKQAADAGVDVFRIFDAMNDIRNLKTAIDAVKSVKKHAIGTLSFTTSPVHDVAYFVNMAKELEALGCDSIGVKDMAGLLTPTMAGELVKALKSAVSLPIHMHSHATSGLASMVMLKSVENGVDIIDTCNSSFSEGASHPTTESLVAALKGTEYDTGLDLGKLQEITAYFKEVRKKYWQFESEFTGVDTRVLINQVPGGMISNLSNQLKEQGALNRMDEVLAEIPRVRQDLGYPPLVTPTSQIVGTQAVLNVLTGGRYKSITNEVKNYLLGQYGKAPAAVNADVRKQAVGDAEVITCRPADLLQPEMVRLQSEAERFANNEQDVLTYAMFPDIGQTFLQERNAGSLNPEPLLSKDAVTQQTAAARYAPNEFNITLHGETYHIKLTGSGHAGEERKPYYVKVDGISEEVFVETLNEMEVSGGANSSAGGKKKATVAASGRPRPHHPGCVTTAMPGTIVTVKVNVGDKVNAGDGVLVIEAMKMENEIQASKSGTVVAIHVAKGDSVTPDETLIEIQPE